One Yoonia sp. BS5-3 genomic window carries:
- a CDS encoding MOSC domain-containing protein, whose translation MCTVAALWRHPIKSHGREALDTVTLIAGQTMPWDRHWAVTHDRSKFDAQNPAWVTCRNFMIGVSTPGLAGLWATLDTDSKTVTLQHQSLGSLTFQPDNPAGAARFVEWVQPLCPPDKFQPTGIVSVQDRGMTDSKYPTVSIMNLASHAAVAEQLGKPLEYERWRGNIWLDGLDAWEENNWIGKDIRIGDALLRIHEPIERCMHTAANPHTGERDTDTLGALRGGWGHQNFGVNAEVIEGGQVTLQNKGQVL comes from the coding sequence ATGTGCACTGTCGCCGCTTTGTGGCGGCACCCCATCAAAAGCCATGGGCGCGAGGCGCTGGACACGGTCACACTGATCGCAGGGCAGACAATGCCCTGGGATCGACATTGGGCCGTAACCCACGACCGGTCCAAATTCGACGCGCAAAACCCCGCTTGGGTCACCTGCCGGAACTTCATGATCGGGGTCAGTACACCCGGGCTGGCAGGGCTCTGGGCCACGCTGGACACCGACAGCAAAACGGTCACATTGCAGCATCAAAGCTTGGGTTCGCTGACCTTCCAGCCTGATAATCCTGCGGGTGCGGCACGGTTTGTGGAATGGGTGCAGCCGCTTTGCCCGCCAGACAAATTCCAGCCAACCGGGATAGTCTCGGTTCAGGACCGGGGGATGACGGACAGCAAATATCCAACCGTCTCAATCATGAACCTTGCCAGCCACGCAGCCGTCGCTGAACAGCTAGGCAAACCGCTAGAATACGAACGGTGGCGTGGCAACATCTGGCTGGACGGGCTGGACGCTTGGGAAGAAAACAACTGGATCGGCAAAGACATCCGCATCGGCGACGCACTGCTTCGGATTCATGAGCCGATTGAACGCTGCATGCACACTGCTGCAAACCCCCATACCGGCGAGCGGGACACCGACACGCTGGGCGCATTGCGGGGCGGTTGGGGACACCAGAATTTCGGGGTCAATGCTGAAGTCATCGAAGGCGGACAAGTCACGCTGCAGAACAAGGGACAGGTGCTGTAA
- the yihA gene encoding ribosome biogenesis GTP-binding protein YihA/YsxC → MELRFPEVETPDDAALEKGRLLFAGETEFLKGVVAMDGLPPADRTEICFAGRSNVGKSSLINALTGRKGLARASNTPGRTQEINFFTAGDIYVVDLPGYGFANAPVAVVEKWQRLLKQYLQGRPNLRRVFVLIDARHGAKAVDEEIMSLLDSAAVTFQVVMTKVDKLKGGALEDALQKTRTALAKHPAAFPELILTSSEKGNGIATLRAVIAGIS, encoded by the coding sequence ATGGAACTGCGTTTTCCCGAAGTTGAAACACCCGATGATGCGGCGCTTGAAAAGGGTCGGCTACTCTTTGCGGGCGAAACCGAGTTTCTTAAGGGCGTTGTTGCCATGGATGGTCTGCCACCTGCAGACCGAACCGAGATTTGTTTTGCCGGGCGTTCAAATGTCGGAAAATCCTCACTGATCAACGCACTGACAGGGCGCAAGGGGCTGGCGCGGGCGTCAAACACGCCCGGACGGACGCAAGAAATCAACTTCTTTACTGCTGGCGATATCTACGTGGTCGACCTGCCCGGCTATGGGTTTGCCAATGCGCCTGTCGCTGTGGTCGAAAAATGGCAACGGCTGCTCAAGCAATATTTGCAAGGGCGGCCGAACCTCAGACGGGTCTTTGTGCTGATCGACGCGCGGCACGGGGCCAAGGCCGTCGACGAAGAAATCATGTCCCTGTTGGACAGCGCGGCTGTGACTTTTCAGGTTGTAATGACCAAGGTGGACAAGCTCAAAGGCGGGGCACTGGAAGACGCGCTGCAAAAGACCCGGACCGCACTTGCCAAACATCCTGCAGCCTTCCCCGAATTGATCCTGACCTCTTCGGAAAAAGGGAATGGGATCGCGACATTACGGGCCGTCATCGCGGGCATCTCATGA
- the argB gene encoding acetylglutamate kinase, whose amino-acid sequence MNSDWVATAATLSQALPYMQRYAGATIVIKLGGHAMGSDEAMRSFARDVVLMRQVGLNPVIVHGGGPMINDMLAKLDIQSEFVNGKRVTDQATMDVVEMVLSGTVNNRLVQAICDEGGKAVGLSGKDANLIICDQTDAALGFVGTPAEVDPTILKDLHSAHAIPVIAPLGMGRKGETFNINGDTAAGAIAGALKADRLLLLTDVAGVKDKDGNVLTEIAPARIGDLITDGTIAGGMIPKTETALTALNAGVRAVVILDGRAPNACLLELFTDHGAGSLIREPRG is encoded by the coding sequence ATGAATAGCGATTGGGTTGCAACCGCCGCCACGCTTTCACAGGCCCTGCCCTATATGCAGCGCTATGCCGGGGCGACCATCGTCATCAAGCTTGGCGGGCACGCCATGGGCAGCGATGAGGCCATGCGCAGCTTTGCCCGGGATGTGGTGTTGATGCGGCAGGTCGGGCTGAACCCGGTGATCGTGCATGGGGGTGGGCCCATGATCAACGACATGCTGGCCAAGCTGGATATCCAATCGGAATTTGTGAACGGCAAACGGGTCACAGATCAGGCCACGATGGATGTTGTGGAAATGGTTCTGTCCGGCACGGTCAATAACCGGCTGGTCCAGGCGATTTGTGATGAAGGCGGCAAGGCGGTCGGGTTGTCTGGCAAAGATGCAAACCTGATCATATGCGATCAAACGGATGCGGCGCTTGGGTTCGTGGGCACCCCCGCCGAGGTGGACCCGACGATCCTCAAGGACCTGCATAGCGCTCATGCGATCCCGGTCATTGCGCCGCTGGGGATGGGCCGAAAGGGCGAGACATTTAACATCAACGGCGATACAGCCGCCGGGGCGATTGCGGGGGCGCTGAAGGCAGACCGGCTGCTATTGCTGACGGATGTGGCCGGGGTGAAGGACAAGGATGGCAATGTGCTGACCGAAATCGCACCTGCGCGGATCGGGGATCTGATCACTGATGGCACCATCGCAGGCGGCATGATCCCCAAGACGGAAACGGCGCTTACTGCGCTGAATGCCGGTGTGCGGGCGGTCGTGATCCTTGATGGACGGGCACCTAACGCGTGCCTGCTCGAACTCTTTACCGATCACGGCGCAGGTTCGCTGATCCGCGAACCACGGGGCTGA
- a CDS encoding ferredoxin: MALRELLCAYGLQSLGECPDGDTKIVLIGPLEPAFWQIFTDSDEYNDGAGDPMDRWSQRVLAQIGATLGAEPLFPFTGPPFAPFFTWALKSGRFWTSPIGFLVHDQAGLFASFRGALRMPGKAQLQAPVNPCDSCPRPCTTACPVGAFAGGYNVAACKTHVQSQDGQDCRTGGCLARRACPIGQGDRLPAQSAFHMEAFL; encoded by the coding sequence ATGGCGCTGCGGGAACTTCTTTGTGCATATGGGTTGCAGTCGTTGGGGGAATGCCCTGACGGGGACACCAAGATCGTGCTGATCGGGCCGTTGGAACCCGCGTTCTGGCAGATCTTCACAGATAGCGACGAATACAATGATGGCGCTGGCGACCCTATGGATCGGTGGTCGCAAAGGGTGTTGGCGCAGATCGGGGCCACCTTGGGGGCTGAACCGCTTTTCCCGTTTACCGGCCCGCCCTTCGCGCCATTCTTCACTTGGGCGCTCAAATCGGGGCGTTTCTGGACCTCACCAATTGGATTTTTGGTGCATGACCAGGCCGGTCTTTTCGCCAGTTTCCGGGGGGCGCTACGGATGCCGGGCAAAGCCCAGCTTCAGGCCCCGGTAAATCCCTGTGACAGTTGTCCCCGCCCCTGCACTACAGCCTGCCCGGTAGGGGCTTTTGCGGGTGGCTACAACGTTGCGGCCTGCAAAACGCATGTGCAGTCGCAAGATGGTCAGGATTGCCGGACAGGCGGCTGCCTTGCCAGACGCGCCTGTCCTATTGGCCAGGGCGACCGCCTGCCTGCACAATCCGCATTCCATATGGAGGCCTTTCTTTGA
- a CDS encoding histidine phosphatase family protein produces the protein MTKRLILIRHAKSSWNDPSEDDHARVLNKRGRASAIAISDWLAAKGYIPGHVLCSDAARTQETAALILDRLSPKPELHLSGMLYHAAPGTLLEMIQRETADHLALIGHNPGIGLLAKGLAQDGPDHHRFNDYPTCATTVLECDIGTWAELDAGMCSCRDFVVPRDLIGTTGQDID, from the coding sequence TTGACAAAACGCCTAATCCTGATCCGCCATGCCAAGTCGAGCTGGAACGACCCTTCTGAGGATGATCATGCTCGGGTTTTGAATAAGCGGGGGCGCGCTTCGGCCATTGCCATCAGCGATTGGTTGGCCGCTAAAGGATATATACCGGGCCACGTGCTGTGCTCAGACGCCGCGCGGACGCAAGAGACAGCAGCGTTGATCCTGGACAGGCTCAGCCCGAAACCGGAGCTGCATCTGTCGGGCATGCTATATCATGCGGCGCCCGGCACCTTGCTTGAGATGATACAGCGGGAAACAGCAGATCATCTTGCGCTGATCGGGCACAACCCCGGGATTGGCCTCTTGGCCAAGGGGCTGGCGCAAGACGGCCCCGATCACCACCGGTTCAACGACTATCCAACCTGCGCGACGACCGTGCTGGAGTGCGATATCGGAACATGGGCCGAACTTGATGCAGGTATGTGCAGTTGCCGGGATTTCGTGGTGCCGCGCGATCTGATTGGGACGACCGGGCAGGACATCGATTAG
- a CDS encoding amino acid ABC transporter ATP-binding protein, with translation MTVSDEIAITIEGMNKWYGSFHVLRDVNLTVNRGERIVICGPSGSGKSTLIRCINALEEHQQGKIEVDGTILSSDLKNIDKIRSEVGMCFQHFNLFPHLTILENCTLAPIWVRKTPKKEAEETAMHFLEKVKIPDQANKYPGQLSGGQQQRVAIARSLCMKPRIMLFDEPTSALDPEMIKEVLDTMIELAEEGMTMLCVTHEMGFARQVANRVIFMDQGQIVEQNEPEEFFNNPQSDRTQLFLSQILGH, from the coding sequence ATGACGGTCTCGGATGAGATCGCCATCACCATCGAAGGCATGAACAAGTGGTATGGTTCCTTCCACGTGCTGCGTGACGTCAACCTGACCGTCAATCGCGGCGAACGCATCGTGATTTGCGGCCCTTCGGGCTCTGGTAAATCCACGCTGATCCGTTGCATCAACGCATTGGAAGAGCATCAGCAGGGCAAGATCGAGGTGGACGGGACAATCCTGTCTTCGGATCTTAAGAATATCGACAAGATTCGGTCTGAGGTTGGCATGTGCTTTCAGCACTTCAACCTGTTCCCGCATCTGACCATTCTTGAGAACTGCACCTTGGCCCCGATCTGGGTCCGCAAGACCCCCAAGAAGGAAGCAGAAGAAACTGCGATGCATTTCCTGGAAAAGGTGAAAATCCCTGACCAGGCCAACAAGTATCCTGGGCAGCTTTCAGGTGGTCAGCAACAGCGTGTGGCTATCGCCCGTTCGCTTTGCATGAAGCCTCGCATCATGTTGTTTGACGAACCCACATCCGCCCTTGACCCTGAAATGATCAAAGAGGTGCTCGACACCATGATTGAGCTGGCCGAGGAAGGCATGACCATGCTTTGCGTCACCCATGAGATGGGCTTTGCCCGTCAGGTGGCCAACCGTGTGATCTTTATGGATCAGGGTCAGATCGTTGAGCAGAATGAGCCTGAAGAGTTCTTTAACAACCCGCAATCTGACCGGACCCAATTGTTCCTGAGCCAGATTTTGGGTCACTAG
- a CDS encoding amino acid ABC transporter permease: MTDTSNTAFVRTETIPPSPPPAAETGAIKWLRENLFATVPNGVLTIIAGYVIFLALSSVIPWIWNGVWNASSLSECREILDGTRGACFAVLTERWPQLVFGLAYPSDEYWRPTLAFFLLFFAAAPVMFFDLPRKMLIITLFYPFIAYWLIWGGTIFVPILAFAGFAAGYLVYRQLVTNSFAAGFLGGVVVAFIVWWIAGFLVPDGASDNAMLSPVASRDLGGFMLNMMLGVTCVSLSVPIGIALALGRQSSMPFIKWVCVVFIEFIRGVPLITLLFVASVMLAYFFPPESTVDLFLRVVIMITMFSAAYIAEVIRGGLAALPKGQYEAADSLGLDYAQAMRLIILPQALKISIPGIVNIAVGLFKDTTLVSVISMFDILGFIRGPLSSTTAWNGIYWEVLGFAALLFFVTCYGISQYSQWLERRLATDHR; the protein is encoded by the coding sequence ATGACTGATACTTCCAATACCGCTTTTGTCCGCACTGAAACGATCCCGCCATCTCCGCCGCCTGCGGCAGAGACAGGTGCAATCAAATGGCTGCGCGAGAATCTGTTTGCGACGGTGCCGAATGGCGTTCTGACCATCATTGCCGGCTATGTGATCTTTCTGGCCCTATCTTCGGTCATACCTTGGATCTGGAACGGGGTCTGGAATGCGTCGAGCCTGTCTGAGTGTCGCGAGATCCTGGACGGTACACGCGGTGCATGTTTCGCGGTCCTGACAGAGCGTTGGCCCCAACTGGTCTTTGGTCTGGCTTATCCGTCGGATGAATACTGGCGTCCAACGCTGGCCTTTTTCCTGCTGTTCTTTGCGGCGGCACCGGTCATGTTCTTTGACCTTCCACGCAAGATGCTGATCATCACATTGTTCTACCCATTCATCGCTTATTGGCTGATCTGGGGTGGTACGATTTTTGTGCCGATCCTTGCCTTCGCCGGGTTCGCAGCGGGTTATCTGGTTTATCGGCAACTGGTCACGAATAGCTTTGCTGCGGGTTTCCTTGGCGGCGTTGTTGTGGCCTTTATCGTGTGGTGGATTGCAGGGTTCCTGGTGCCGGATGGTGCCAGTGACAATGCGATGCTTAGCCCTGTCGCCAGCCGTGATTTGGGTGGCTTTATGCTGAACATGATGCTGGGCGTGACCTGCGTTTCGCTCTCGGTTCCCATCGGGATCGCGCTGGCGCTGGGCCGTCAGTCATCCATGCCCTTTATCAAATGGGTTTGCGTTGTCTTCATCGAGTTCATTCGCGGTGTGCCTTTGATTACGCTTTTGTTCGTCGCATCGGTGATGCTGGCCTATTTCTTTCCGCCGGAAAGTACGGTTGATCTGTTCCTGCGCGTGGTGATCATGATCACCATGTTCTCGGCCGCTTATATCGCCGAGGTGATCCGCGGCGGTTTGGCTGCTTTGCCAAAGGGACAATACGAAGCCGCAGACAGTCTGGGTCTGGATTATGCGCAAGCGATGCGCCTGATTATCTTGCCCCAAGCCTTGAAGATTTCGATCCCGGGTATCGTGAACATTGCCGTTGGCCTGTTCAAAGATACGACACTGGTTTCTGTCATCTCGATGTTTGACATCCTTGGCTTTATCCGGGGCCCATTGTCATCCACCACCGCGTGGAACGGCATCTATTGGGAAGTCCTGGGCTTTGCAGCCTTGCTGTTCTTCGTCACCTGCTATGGCATCTCACAATACTCACAATGGTTGGAGCGTAGGCTCGCAACCGACCACCGATAG